Part of the Pseudodesulfovibrio mercurii genome is shown below.
TGTCCGAAACGAACCCGGTGAAGACCACCCGATGACGGATGCCGAGGGATTCGGCCAGGGCCTCCATGTCGGCCTGCAACTCGCCGTTGCCGACGATGAGGTAATTGATGTTCGAGCCCGGATTCTCCGTCATTTCCCGCCGGATCAGCTCCAGGTACAGGGGGAAGTTCTTCTGCGGGCAGATCCTGCCCACGTTGATGACCACCAGCCCTTCGGGGTCGAGGCCGTACCGTTCGACCAGTTCCCTGCGGGCCTCGGCCCTGCCGGATTCCAGGGCCGCGTACTCGGGCTCGGGCCGTTTGATGGCGTTGATGATGGACGCGGTCCGGACCTTGCCCGGATCGGGGAAGGAACTGGCCAGAATCTCCCTGGAACAACCGATGACGCCGTCCGACATGCGCAGGCCGATCAGCTGGCAGTTCCGGATGAACCAGGACATGGCCCCGGAGGGCAGGACAAGGCCGTGCAGGGTGTAGACGACCGAGCCGTCGAGCAGGCCGAGCATGCGCATGAGCACCGCGTAGTACAGGGACTTGTAGCAGTGGCAGTGAACGACCCGGACGCCCTGCTCGCGGAGACTGGCGGCCAGCCGGTACAGGAGTCTCGGGGAAAACCGGCTGTGGGTGCGGAACACGCGGGCGAACCGGCTGACGTCCCCCAGGGCGTTCATCAGGTTGTCGTTCCGCTGCGCACCGGCCCGTTCCTCGACCACCACGTAGAGCAGACATTCCAGGCCCAGCCCGCGAAGGCTGCGGCACAACTCCACCGCGACCTTTTCCCGGCCGCCGAAGTCGCCGGAAAAGGAGACGTGGGCGATGGCGCCCGTCCCGGGACTATGCTGCGTTGAACCGGTCATGCTACCCCTGCGGCCTGCTGATGCCCACGGTGACGGTTTTGGCCTGGTGGCGGATGGTGTCGATGGGGCGGGTCATTTCTTCGATGGCCTTGTTCAGGATGGTCAGGATGTCGGCGAGGCGCGCCTCGGTGGCGCAGATGGCCTCGGACTGGTTGACCAGCCAGAGCATGTAGTTGGCCAGGCTTGCGGCCACCCGGGCGGGCAGGGCCGAGTCCGTGGCGCCCGAGGCGATGCGCTCCACGCACAGGTTCAGGGCCGTCAGCAGCGCGGCGCGGTCGAAGGTGGCCGTGTTTTCGAGCATCCCGCCGATGAGCACGCGCGCCTTGCGGAAGGGCTCGGCGTGGGAGTCGATGGCCTTGGCCGCGGACACGCCCCACCAGTGGCCGGCCACGGTCTCGAGCACGAAGTCCAGGCCGCCGCCCGCGCGGGGCACCTTGACGGTCGCCTCGGCCACGCGGTCGAAGCGGTCCTCGTCCTCGGCGCAGAACACGATGGGCGAGCCGTTGTGCGCCTTGAAGATGGTCGTCTCCTTGACCGTGTCCGTGACGACCATCTCGGGCAGATCCGAGGCCATGACCAGGG
Proteins encoded:
- a CDS encoding glycosyltransferase translates to MTGSTQHSPGTGAIAHVSFSGDFGGREKVAVELCRSLRGLGLECLLYVVVEERAGAQRNDNLMNALGDVSRFARVFRTHSRFSPRLLYRLAASLREQGVRVVHCHCYKSLYYAVLMRMLGLLDGSVVYTLHGLVLPSGAMSWFIRNCQLIGLRMSDGVIGCSREILASSFPDPGKVRTASIINAIKRPEPEYAALESGRAEARRELVERYGLDPEGLVVINVGRICPQKNFPLYLELIRREMTENPGSNINYLIVGNGELQADMEALAESLGIRHRVVFTGFVSDMDTVYRGADILVQTSTWEGTPMCLLEARSYGLPIVAPAVGGNVDVVESGLDGTLYPTGDLAALWEGYAAYVSSGELRQRHGRAAFDQTGRKFGTRDWARRHVAFYGEVAEGVKLRETAQ